Proteins found in one Oreochromis niloticus isolate F11D_XX linkage group LG22, O_niloticus_UMD_NMBU, whole genome shotgun sequence genomic segment:
- the ehmt2 gene encoding histone-lysine N-methyltransferase EHMT2 isoform X2, translating to MSASETTTKEHHENDESKTSEESLAGSSQTKEDNAAFTSSAAATKTEPMGVMSSLLSSQQPEKDASTVREEGEQWSPAASPQNKPAAAGHTANSLLSTTSSSLSSSPSTSSTLSPGRAKMSVSGPGSSKSVLPPGPPSSSSSSSTTAASSPSVSPAPPKIHRARKTMNRPPPGQISQIETPVASVTPSGSSASLSSHSEPVAKRRRLDPLSDGTPERSENVSDNAHNEEGRSFHKKAESETAPGKSISSVGKSEEEVGERIQISSPSRRDSEKFEDGEGETRQQAKDTERPVNTSDHSSESKTQRVVRESEESSWPLSDQDKERNAADVVETEGGRSAEYTEVPLGALDIAAADSLTLSPHPDGSDAGDTERLEELPLCSCRMEAPRVDSTSHRVSRQCMATESIDGELRACTSRTIKGETMRPSSRVPLMVLCDVHRSHMVKHHCCPGCGYFCIAGTFLECCPDQRIAHRFHRGCVTVLGGGRSRANGGGMLFCPHCGEDASEAQEVTIPSFSTASATTVVTMSASSTTTPSLPPSVPTGPSLTASTGGMKDGKMPERPVSARMRSHGLVTPAVEQQQPPQPVASAATATTVPPAEEGVDSVGPSLCMPNGKPVSPSALPPGPSRAALQKAILTQDTERRKKLRFHPRQLYPAAKQGEVQRVLLMLMEGIDPTYQPDSQNRRSALHAAAQRGLLEVCYMLIQAGAQVDAQDKDLRTPLLEAIINNHVEVARYLVQNGACVYHIEEDGYTGLHHAAKLGNLEIVNMLLETGQVDVNAQDSGGWTPIIWAAEHKHVDVIKALLNRGADVTINDKSRLSHQELNVCLHWAAYAGNVDIAELVLNAGCSLSSVNVHGDTPLHIAAREGYLECVTLFLSRGADIDIMNREGDTPLTLARADTPVWVSLQINRKLRRGITNRMLRTERIICSDIAQGYENVPIPCVNAVDDEGCPSDYKYVSENCETSAMNIDRNITHLQHCSCTDDCSSSNCLCGQLSIRCWYDKDQRLLQEFNKIEPPLIFECNMACSCYRTCKNRVVQAGIKVRLQLYRTEKMGWGVRALQDIPQGSFICEYVGELISDAEADVREDDSYLFDLDNKDGEVYCIDARYYGNISRFINHLCDPNLIPVRVFMLHQDLRFPRIAFFSSRDILSGQELGFDYGDRFWDIKSKYFTCQCGSEKCKHSAEAIALEQSRLARLEAGPESGADCGLTMLGNS from the exons ATGTCGGCATCTGAGACAACGACAAAG GAGCACCATGAAAATGACGAGTCAAAAACATCAGAGGAGTCATTAGCTGGGTCAAGTCAAACAAAGGAAG ATAATGCAGCCTTCACCTCATCTGCTGCTGCCACCAAGACGGAGCCCATGGGTGTTATGTCATCACTGTTGTCGTCCCAGCAGCCCGAGAAGGATGCTTCCACAGTCAGAGAGGAAGGAGAACAATGGTCCCCTGCCGCCTCCCCCCAGAACAAacctgctgctgcag GTCACACAGCAAATTCCCTTCTTTCGACGACCTCTTCGTCATTGTCGTCGTCTCCTTCCACATCTTCGACATTGTCTCCTGGCCGAGCAAAGATGAGCGTTTCAGGGCCTGGTAGCAGTAAATCTGTCCTTCCGCCTGGTCCTCcatcatcctcctcttcttcctctacaACAGCTGCTTCTTCTCCATCTGTCTCCCCTGCACCACCCAAGATCCATCGGGCGCGAAAGACGATGAACAGGCCTCCACCAGGGCAG ATCAGTCAAATTGAGACACCTGTTGCATCTGTGACTCCTTCAGGATCTTCAGCCAGTCTTTCTTCTCACTCTGAACCTG TTGCAAAGAGGAGGAGGCTGGATCCTTTATCAGACGGCACACCTgagagatctgaaaatgtttcCGATAACGCTCATAATGAG GAAGGAAGGTCATTCCATAAAAAAGCAGAGTCTGAAACTGCACCCGGAAAGAGCATCAGCTCTGTGGGGAAGTCCGAGGAAGAAGTAGGCGAAAGAATTCAGATTTCTAGTCCGTCCAGGCGAGATTCTGAAAAG TTTGAAGATGGTGAAGGAGAAACAAGACAGCAAGCTAAAGACACAGAGAGGCCAGTAAACACCTCAGATCAC aGTTCAGAGTCTAAAACACAGAGAGTGGTCAGAGAGAGCGAGGAGTCTTCGTGGCCACTGTCCGATCAGGACAAAGAGAGAAACGCGGCTGACGTCGTGGAGACGGAGGGAG GAAGGTCTGCAGAGTACACAGAGGTTCCCTTGGGTGCTCTGGACATTGCTGCTGCTGACAGTCTGACACTTTCTCCTCATCCTG ATGGAAGCGATGCAGGAGACACGGAGCGGCTGGAAGAGCTCCCCCTGTGCAGCTGCAGGATGGAGGCTCCTCGGGTGGACAGCACCAGCCACCGCGTCAGCAGACAATGCATGGCCACTGAGAGCATTGATGGAGag CTGCGAGCTTGCACCAGTCGGACTATTAAGGGGGAGACCATGAGGCCGTCCAGTCGGGTTCCCCTGATGGTGCTTTGTGATGTCCATCGCTCACACATGGTTAAACACCACTGCTGTCCTGGCTGTGGATATTTCTGTATAGCG GGCACATTTCTAGAGTGCTGCCCGGACCAGCGCATAGCTCACCGTTTCCACCGGGGGTGTGTGACGGTGCTGGGTGGCGGGCGCAGCAGAGCAAATGGCGGAGGCATGCTTTTCTGTCCCCATTGTGGCGAAGATGCCTCCGAGGCGCAGGAGGTCACTATCCCCTCGTTCAGCACGGCCTCCGCAACTACGGTCGTCACCATGTCGGCTTCCTCCACCACCACACCGTCTCTGCCACCATCTGTCCCCACGGGACCCTCTCTCACAGCCTCCACAGGTGGGATGAAGGATGGGAAGATGCCCGAAAGACCTGTCAG tGCTCGTATGCGTAGTCACGGCTTGGTAACACCTGCAgtagagcagcagcagcctcctcaACCTGTAGCCTCAGCTGCAACTGCAACCACTGTCCCCCCCGCAGAGGAGGGCGTGGACAGCGTAGGACCTTCGCTCTGCATGCCAAATGGGAAGCCAGTCAGCCCAAGCGCACTTCCACCTGGGCCCAGTAGGGCGGCGCTGCAGAAAGCCATTCTCACACAGGACACAGAGAG GAGGAAGAAACTGAGGTTCCACCCTCGTCAGCTCTACCCTGCCGCCAAGCAAGGAGAGGTGCAGAGAGTCCTGCTCATGCTCA tGGAAGGTATCGATCCAACGTACCAGCCGGACTCTCAGAACAGGCGCTCCGCTCTTCACGCTGCAGCTCAGAGAGGTCTGCTGGAAGTCTGCTACATGCTGATACAG GCTGGTGCTCAAGTCGATGCCCAGGACAAGGACCTGAGGACTCCTCTGTTGGAGGCTATCATCAACAATCACGTTGAGGTGGCTCGCTACCTGGTCCAGAACGGCGCCTGTGTCTATCACATT GAGGAGGATGGATATACTGGCCTCCACCATGCCGCCAAGCTAGGAAACCTTGAGATCGTCAACATGCTTCTGGAGACTGGGCAGGTTGATGTGAATGCACAG GACAGCGGGGGCTGGACGCCGATCATCTGGGCTGCAGAGCACAAACACGTCGATGTGATCAAAGCGCTGCTGAACAGAGGAGCTGACGTCACCATCAATGATAAG TCGCGTCTTTCCCATCAGGAGCTGAATGTGTGTCTCCACTGGGCGGCATATGCAGGAAATGTGGATATAGCAGAGCTGGTGTTGAACGCCGGCTGCTCCCTCTCCTCTGTTAACGTACACGGAGACACACCACTCCACATCGCTGCCAGAGAGGGCTACTTGGAATGTGTTAC GTTGTTCCTGTCCAGAGGTGCAGATATAGACATCATGAACAGGGAGGGAGACACACCTCTTACCTTGGCGCGGGCTGACACGCCAGTGTGGGTGTCACTCCAAATCAACAGGAAACTGCGAAGGGGAATAACCAATCGCATGCTTCGGACGGAAAGAATCATCTGCAG tgacatCGCACAGGGCTATGAGAACGTACCAATCCCCTGCGTGAATGCGGTGGATGATGAAGGCTGTCCATCGGATTACAAATACGTTTCAGAAAACTGTGAAACTTCAGCAATGAACATAGACCGTAATATCACACACTTACAG CACTGTAGCTGCACTGACGACTGCTCGTCTAGCAACTGCCTCTGTGGACAGCTCAGCATCCGCTGCTGGTATGACAAG GATCAACGGCTGCTTCAGGAGTTCAACAAAATAGAGCCTCCACTAATTTTCGAATGCAACATGGCTTGCTCTTGCTATCGAACGTGCAAGAACAGGGTGGTCCAGGCAGGGATCAA AGTTCGTTTGCAGCTGTACAGGACAGAGAAAATGGGCTGGGGAGTTCGAGCTCTGCAGGACATTCCACAGGGAAGCTTCATCTGCGA ATATGTTGGAGAGCTGATCTCGGATGCAGAAGCAGATGTTAGAGAGGACGACTCCTACCTGTTTGACCTGGACAACAAG
- the ehmt2 gene encoding histone-lysine N-methyltransferase EHMT2 isoform X3 has translation MSASETTTKEHHENDESKTSEESLAGSSQTKEDNAAFTSSAAATKTEPMGVMSSLLSSQQPEKDASTVREEGEQWSPAASPQNKPAAAGHTANSLLSTTSSSLSSSPSTSSTLSPGRAKMSVSGPGSSKSVLPPGPPSSSSSSSTTAASSPSVSPAPPKIHRARKTMNRPPPGQISQIETPVASVTPSGSSASLSSHSEPVAKRRRLDPLSDGTPERSENVSDNAHNEEGRSFHKKAESETAPGKSISSVGKSEEEVGERIQISSPSRRDSEKFEDGEGETRQQAKDTERPVNTSDHSSESKTQRVVRESEESSWPLSDQDKERNAADVVETEGAGRSAEYTEVPLGALDIAAADSLTLSPHPDGSDAGDTERLEELPLCSCRMEAPRVDSTSHRVSRQCMATESIDGELRACTSRTIKGETMRPSSRVPLMVLCDVHRSHMVKHHCCPGCGYFCIAGTFLECCPDQRIAHRFHRGCVTVLGGGRSRANGGGMLFCPHCGEDASEAQEVTIPSFSTASATTVVTMSASSTTTPSLPPSVPTGPSLTASTGGMKDGKMPERPVSARMRSHGLVTPAVEQQQPPQPVASAATATTVPPAEEGVDSVGPSLCMPNGKPVSPSALPPGPSRAALQKAILTQDTERRKKLRFHPRQLYPAAKQGEVQRVLLMLMEGIDPTYQPDSQNRRSALHAAAQRGLLEVCYMLIQAGAQVDAQDKDLRTPLLEAIINNHVEVARYLVQNGACVYHIEEDGYTGLHHAAKLGNLEIVNMLLETGQVDVNAQDSGGWTPIIWAAEHKHVDVIKALLNRGADVTINDKELNVCLHWAAYAGNVDIAELVLNAGCSLSSVNVHGDTPLHIAAREGYLECVTLFLSRGADIDIMNREGDTPLTLARADTPVWVSLQINRKLRRGITNRMLRTERIICSDIAQGYENVPIPCVNAVDDEGCPSDYKYVSENCETSAMNIDRNITHLQHCSCTDDCSSSNCLCGQLSIRCWYDKDQRLLQEFNKIEPPLIFECNMACSCYRTCKNRVVQAGIKVRLQLYRTEKMGWGVRALQDIPQGSFICEYVGELISDAEADVREDDSYLFDLDNKDGEVYCIDARYYGNISRFINHLCDPNLIPVRVFMLHQDLRFPRIAFFSSRDILSGQELGFDYGDRFWDIKSKYFTCQCGSEKCKHSAEAIALEQSRLARLEAGPESGADCGLTMLGNS, from the exons ATGTCGGCATCTGAGACAACGACAAAG GAGCACCATGAAAATGACGAGTCAAAAACATCAGAGGAGTCATTAGCTGGGTCAAGTCAAACAAAGGAAG ATAATGCAGCCTTCACCTCATCTGCTGCTGCCACCAAGACGGAGCCCATGGGTGTTATGTCATCACTGTTGTCGTCCCAGCAGCCCGAGAAGGATGCTTCCACAGTCAGAGAGGAAGGAGAACAATGGTCCCCTGCCGCCTCCCCCCAGAACAAacctgctgctgcag GTCACACAGCAAATTCCCTTCTTTCGACGACCTCTTCGTCATTGTCGTCGTCTCCTTCCACATCTTCGACATTGTCTCCTGGCCGAGCAAAGATGAGCGTTTCAGGGCCTGGTAGCAGTAAATCTGTCCTTCCGCCTGGTCCTCcatcatcctcctcttcttcctctacaACAGCTGCTTCTTCTCCATCTGTCTCCCCTGCACCACCCAAGATCCATCGGGCGCGAAAGACGATGAACAGGCCTCCACCAGGGCAG ATCAGTCAAATTGAGACACCTGTTGCATCTGTGACTCCTTCAGGATCTTCAGCCAGTCTTTCTTCTCACTCTGAACCTG TTGCAAAGAGGAGGAGGCTGGATCCTTTATCAGACGGCACACCTgagagatctgaaaatgtttcCGATAACGCTCATAATGAG GAAGGAAGGTCATTCCATAAAAAAGCAGAGTCTGAAACTGCACCCGGAAAGAGCATCAGCTCTGTGGGGAAGTCCGAGGAAGAAGTAGGCGAAAGAATTCAGATTTCTAGTCCGTCCAGGCGAGATTCTGAAAAG TTTGAAGATGGTGAAGGAGAAACAAGACAGCAAGCTAAAGACACAGAGAGGCCAGTAAACACCTCAGATCAC aGTTCAGAGTCTAAAACACAGAGAGTGGTCAGAGAGAGCGAGGAGTCTTCGTGGCCACTGTCCGATCAGGACAAAGAGAGAAACGCGGCTGACGTCGTGGAGACGGAGGGAG CAGGAAGGTCTGCAGAGTACACAGAGGTTCCCTTGGGTGCTCTGGACATTGCTGCTGCTGACAGTCTGACACTTTCTCCTCATCCTG ATGGAAGCGATGCAGGAGACACGGAGCGGCTGGAAGAGCTCCCCCTGTGCAGCTGCAGGATGGAGGCTCCTCGGGTGGACAGCACCAGCCACCGCGTCAGCAGACAATGCATGGCCACTGAGAGCATTGATGGAGag CTGCGAGCTTGCACCAGTCGGACTATTAAGGGGGAGACCATGAGGCCGTCCAGTCGGGTTCCCCTGATGGTGCTTTGTGATGTCCATCGCTCACACATGGTTAAACACCACTGCTGTCCTGGCTGTGGATATTTCTGTATAGCG GGCACATTTCTAGAGTGCTGCCCGGACCAGCGCATAGCTCACCGTTTCCACCGGGGGTGTGTGACGGTGCTGGGTGGCGGGCGCAGCAGAGCAAATGGCGGAGGCATGCTTTTCTGTCCCCATTGTGGCGAAGATGCCTCCGAGGCGCAGGAGGTCACTATCCCCTCGTTCAGCACGGCCTCCGCAACTACGGTCGTCACCATGTCGGCTTCCTCCACCACCACACCGTCTCTGCCACCATCTGTCCCCACGGGACCCTCTCTCACAGCCTCCACAGGTGGGATGAAGGATGGGAAGATGCCCGAAAGACCTGTCAG tGCTCGTATGCGTAGTCACGGCTTGGTAACACCTGCAgtagagcagcagcagcctcctcaACCTGTAGCCTCAGCTGCAACTGCAACCACTGTCCCCCCCGCAGAGGAGGGCGTGGACAGCGTAGGACCTTCGCTCTGCATGCCAAATGGGAAGCCAGTCAGCCCAAGCGCACTTCCACCTGGGCCCAGTAGGGCGGCGCTGCAGAAAGCCATTCTCACACAGGACACAGAGAG GAGGAAGAAACTGAGGTTCCACCCTCGTCAGCTCTACCCTGCCGCCAAGCAAGGAGAGGTGCAGAGAGTCCTGCTCATGCTCA tGGAAGGTATCGATCCAACGTACCAGCCGGACTCTCAGAACAGGCGCTCCGCTCTTCACGCTGCAGCTCAGAGAGGTCTGCTGGAAGTCTGCTACATGCTGATACAG GCTGGTGCTCAAGTCGATGCCCAGGACAAGGACCTGAGGACTCCTCTGTTGGAGGCTATCATCAACAATCACGTTGAGGTGGCTCGCTACCTGGTCCAGAACGGCGCCTGTGTCTATCACATT GAGGAGGATGGATATACTGGCCTCCACCATGCCGCCAAGCTAGGAAACCTTGAGATCGTCAACATGCTTCTGGAGACTGGGCAGGTTGATGTGAATGCACAG GACAGCGGGGGCTGGACGCCGATCATCTGGGCTGCAGAGCACAAACACGTCGATGTGATCAAAGCGCTGCTGAACAGAGGAGCTGACGTCACCATCAATGATAAG GAGCTGAATGTGTGTCTCCACTGGGCGGCATATGCAGGAAATGTGGATATAGCAGAGCTGGTGTTGAACGCCGGCTGCTCCCTCTCCTCTGTTAACGTACACGGAGACACACCACTCCACATCGCTGCCAGAGAGGGCTACTTGGAATGTGTTAC GTTGTTCCTGTCCAGAGGTGCAGATATAGACATCATGAACAGGGAGGGAGACACACCTCTTACCTTGGCGCGGGCTGACACGCCAGTGTGGGTGTCACTCCAAATCAACAGGAAACTGCGAAGGGGAATAACCAATCGCATGCTTCGGACGGAAAGAATCATCTGCAG tgacatCGCACAGGGCTATGAGAACGTACCAATCCCCTGCGTGAATGCGGTGGATGATGAAGGCTGTCCATCGGATTACAAATACGTTTCAGAAAACTGTGAAACTTCAGCAATGAACATAGACCGTAATATCACACACTTACAG CACTGTAGCTGCACTGACGACTGCTCGTCTAGCAACTGCCTCTGTGGACAGCTCAGCATCCGCTGCTGGTATGACAAG GATCAACGGCTGCTTCAGGAGTTCAACAAAATAGAGCCTCCACTAATTTTCGAATGCAACATGGCTTGCTCTTGCTATCGAACGTGCAAGAACAGGGTGGTCCAGGCAGGGATCAA AGTTCGTTTGCAGCTGTACAGGACAGAGAAAATGGGCTGGGGAGTTCGAGCTCTGCAGGACATTCCACAGGGAAGCTTCATCTGCGA ATATGTTGGAGAGCTGATCTCGGATGCAGAAGCAGATGTTAGAGAGGACGACTCCTACCTGTTTGACCTGGACAACAAG
- the ehmt2 gene encoding histone-lysine N-methyltransferase EHMT2 isoform X1: protein MSASETTTKEHHENDESKTSEESLAGSSQTKEDNAAFTSSAAATKTEPMGVMSSLLSSQQPEKDASTVREEGEQWSPAASPQNKPAAAGHTANSLLSTTSSSLSSSPSTSSTLSPGRAKMSVSGPGSSKSVLPPGPPSSSSSSSTTAASSPSVSPAPPKIHRARKTMNRPPPGQISQIETPVASVTPSGSSASLSSHSEPVAKRRRLDPLSDGTPERSENVSDNAHNEEGRSFHKKAESETAPGKSISSVGKSEEEVGERIQISSPSRRDSEKFEDGEGETRQQAKDTERPVNTSDHSSESKTQRVVRESEESSWPLSDQDKERNAADVVETEGAGRSAEYTEVPLGALDIAAADSLTLSPHPDGSDAGDTERLEELPLCSCRMEAPRVDSTSHRVSRQCMATESIDGELRACTSRTIKGETMRPSSRVPLMVLCDVHRSHMVKHHCCPGCGYFCIAGTFLECCPDQRIAHRFHRGCVTVLGGGRSRANGGGMLFCPHCGEDASEAQEVTIPSFSTASATTVVTMSASSTTTPSLPPSVPTGPSLTASTGGMKDGKMPERPVSARMRSHGLVTPAVEQQQPPQPVASAATATTVPPAEEGVDSVGPSLCMPNGKPVSPSALPPGPSRAALQKAILTQDTERRKKLRFHPRQLYPAAKQGEVQRVLLMLMEGIDPTYQPDSQNRRSALHAAAQRGLLEVCYMLIQAGAQVDAQDKDLRTPLLEAIINNHVEVARYLVQNGACVYHIEEDGYTGLHHAAKLGNLEIVNMLLETGQVDVNAQDSGGWTPIIWAAEHKHVDVIKALLNRGADVTINDKSRLSHQELNVCLHWAAYAGNVDIAELVLNAGCSLSSVNVHGDTPLHIAAREGYLECVTLFLSRGADIDIMNREGDTPLTLARADTPVWVSLQINRKLRRGITNRMLRTERIICSDIAQGYENVPIPCVNAVDDEGCPSDYKYVSENCETSAMNIDRNITHLQHCSCTDDCSSSNCLCGQLSIRCWYDKDQRLLQEFNKIEPPLIFECNMACSCYRTCKNRVVQAGIKVRLQLYRTEKMGWGVRALQDIPQGSFICEYVGELISDAEADVREDDSYLFDLDNKDGEVYCIDARYYGNISRFINHLCDPNLIPVRVFMLHQDLRFPRIAFFSSRDILSGQELGFDYGDRFWDIKSKYFTCQCGSEKCKHSAEAIALEQSRLARLEAGPESGADCGLTMLGNS, encoded by the exons ATGTCGGCATCTGAGACAACGACAAAG GAGCACCATGAAAATGACGAGTCAAAAACATCAGAGGAGTCATTAGCTGGGTCAAGTCAAACAAAGGAAG ATAATGCAGCCTTCACCTCATCTGCTGCTGCCACCAAGACGGAGCCCATGGGTGTTATGTCATCACTGTTGTCGTCCCAGCAGCCCGAGAAGGATGCTTCCACAGTCAGAGAGGAAGGAGAACAATGGTCCCCTGCCGCCTCCCCCCAGAACAAacctgctgctgcag GTCACACAGCAAATTCCCTTCTTTCGACGACCTCTTCGTCATTGTCGTCGTCTCCTTCCACATCTTCGACATTGTCTCCTGGCCGAGCAAAGATGAGCGTTTCAGGGCCTGGTAGCAGTAAATCTGTCCTTCCGCCTGGTCCTCcatcatcctcctcttcttcctctacaACAGCTGCTTCTTCTCCATCTGTCTCCCCTGCACCACCCAAGATCCATCGGGCGCGAAAGACGATGAACAGGCCTCCACCAGGGCAG ATCAGTCAAATTGAGACACCTGTTGCATCTGTGACTCCTTCAGGATCTTCAGCCAGTCTTTCTTCTCACTCTGAACCTG TTGCAAAGAGGAGGAGGCTGGATCCTTTATCAGACGGCACACCTgagagatctgaaaatgtttcCGATAACGCTCATAATGAG GAAGGAAGGTCATTCCATAAAAAAGCAGAGTCTGAAACTGCACCCGGAAAGAGCATCAGCTCTGTGGGGAAGTCCGAGGAAGAAGTAGGCGAAAGAATTCAGATTTCTAGTCCGTCCAGGCGAGATTCTGAAAAG TTTGAAGATGGTGAAGGAGAAACAAGACAGCAAGCTAAAGACACAGAGAGGCCAGTAAACACCTCAGATCAC aGTTCAGAGTCTAAAACACAGAGAGTGGTCAGAGAGAGCGAGGAGTCTTCGTGGCCACTGTCCGATCAGGACAAAGAGAGAAACGCGGCTGACGTCGTGGAGACGGAGGGAG CAGGAAGGTCTGCAGAGTACACAGAGGTTCCCTTGGGTGCTCTGGACATTGCTGCTGCTGACAGTCTGACACTTTCTCCTCATCCTG ATGGAAGCGATGCAGGAGACACGGAGCGGCTGGAAGAGCTCCCCCTGTGCAGCTGCAGGATGGAGGCTCCTCGGGTGGACAGCACCAGCCACCGCGTCAGCAGACAATGCATGGCCACTGAGAGCATTGATGGAGag CTGCGAGCTTGCACCAGTCGGACTATTAAGGGGGAGACCATGAGGCCGTCCAGTCGGGTTCCCCTGATGGTGCTTTGTGATGTCCATCGCTCACACATGGTTAAACACCACTGCTGTCCTGGCTGTGGATATTTCTGTATAGCG GGCACATTTCTAGAGTGCTGCCCGGACCAGCGCATAGCTCACCGTTTCCACCGGGGGTGTGTGACGGTGCTGGGTGGCGGGCGCAGCAGAGCAAATGGCGGAGGCATGCTTTTCTGTCCCCATTGTGGCGAAGATGCCTCCGAGGCGCAGGAGGTCACTATCCCCTCGTTCAGCACGGCCTCCGCAACTACGGTCGTCACCATGTCGGCTTCCTCCACCACCACACCGTCTCTGCCACCATCTGTCCCCACGGGACCCTCTCTCACAGCCTCCACAGGTGGGATGAAGGATGGGAAGATGCCCGAAAGACCTGTCAG tGCTCGTATGCGTAGTCACGGCTTGGTAACACCTGCAgtagagcagcagcagcctcctcaACCTGTAGCCTCAGCTGCAACTGCAACCACTGTCCCCCCCGCAGAGGAGGGCGTGGACAGCGTAGGACCTTCGCTCTGCATGCCAAATGGGAAGCCAGTCAGCCCAAGCGCACTTCCACCTGGGCCCAGTAGGGCGGCGCTGCAGAAAGCCATTCTCACACAGGACACAGAGAG GAGGAAGAAACTGAGGTTCCACCCTCGTCAGCTCTACCCTGCCGCCAAGCAAGGAGAGGTGCAGAGAGTCCTGCTCATGCTCA tGGAAGGTATCGATCCAACGTACCAGCCGGACTCTCAGAACAGGCGCTCCGCTCTTCACGCTGCAGCTCAGAGAGGTCTGCTGGAAGTCTGCTACATGCTGATACAG GCTGGTGCTCAAGTCGATGCCCAGGACAAGGACCTGAGGACTCCTCTGTTGGAGGCTATCATCAACAATCACGTTGAGGTGGCTCGCTACCTGGTCCAGAACGGCGCCTGTGTCTATCACATT GAGGAGGATGGATATACTGGCCTCCACCATGCCGCCAAGCTAGGAAACCTTGAGATCGTCAACATGCTTCTGGAGACTGGGCAGGTTGATGTGAATGCACAG GACAGCGGGGGCTGGACGCCGATCATCTGGGCTGCAGAGCACAAACACGTCGATGTGATCAAAGCGCTGCTGAACAGAGGAGCTGACGTCACCATCAATGATAAG TCGCGTCTTTCCCATCAGGAGCTGAATGTGTGTCTCCACTGGGCGGCATATGCAGGAAATGTGGATATAGCAGAGCTGGTGTTGAACGCCGGCTGCTCCCTCTCCTCTGTTAACGTACACGGAGACACACCACTCCACATCGCTGCCAGAGAGGGCTACTTGGAATGTGTTAC GTTGTTCCTGTCCAGAGGTGCAGATATAGACATCATGAACAGGGAGGGAGACACACCTCTTACCTTGGCGCGGGCTGACACGCCAGTGTGGGTGTCACTCCAAATCAACAGGAAACTGCGAAGGGGAATAACCAATCGCATGCTTCGGACGGAAAGAATCATCTGCAG tgacatCGCACAGGGCTATGAGAACGTACCAATCCCCTGCGTGAATGCGGTGGATGATGAAGGCTGTCCATCGGATTACAAATACGTTTCAGAAAACTGTGAAACTTCAGCAATGAACATAGACCGTAATATCACACACTTACAG CACTGTAGCTGCACTGACGACTGCTCGTCTAGCAACTGCCTCTGTGGACAGCTCAGCATCCGCTGCTGGTATGACAAG GATCAACGGCTGCTTCAGGAGTTCAACAAAATAGAGCCTCCACTAATTTTCGAATGCAACATGGCTTGCTCTTGCTATCGAACGTGCAAGAACAGGGTGGTCCAGGCAGGGATCAA AGTTCGTTTGCAGCTGTACAGGACAGAGAAAATGGGCTGGGGAGTTCGAGCTCTGCAGGACATTCCACAGGGAAGCTTCATCTGCGA ATATGTTGGAGAGCTGATCTCGGATGCAGAAGCAGATGTTAGAGAGGACGACTCCTACCTGTTTGACCTGGACAACAAG